TAGTGGGAAAAATAAAAGAAGGTTGCTCTGTTGGGATTTGTGGTAGCAAATGTATAAAATATAAAATGCTCAGTAGTAATGTAGTACATTGTAAATGTTTAATCATAAATTTTTTATAGGCAACTTTTGTTGATAGATAAAGTAATTCTTACTTTATAGATAACTGCATATTTGTCAAAAAAATGAATATGAATAAAAACAATGGCCAATAAACTAATTATAAGTTACTGACCATTGTTTAAATAATCTATTATTTTTATATCTCTATTATTCAGCTGTATTTTCTTCAGTTCCTATTTCAATCGCCTCTACCTGACGTTGTAATTGTGCGAGCGCTTTCTTCTTTAATTTTAGCTTATCTCGCTTTAAAGCCTGTATTTTTTCAATTGCTTCATCAATCGCACTTTGAACATTGCTTTCCGTGAGAATACCACTTTTAGTAGCATTTGCTTTTTTGTTCATTATTACGACCATATCTTTTATTTCAGCATGAGATAGGCCAGCTGTTTGTTGCGCGATAGCATTAACTCTTTCATTTGTAAGAATTTTTCGTGCAGCCGTAATAAATGAAGAATTATTATTGTTTGCGTTGAATAATTGCTCACCAATATAAAGATTGAGTAACTCTTTACGAGTTGTTTCACTTGGTAATGGCATTTTTACACGATCTTGGAATCTTCTACCCATAGCAGGATCCATAACATACGCATGATTTGTCGCAGCGATTAACATTAATTTGTTACTACCGTTGCCAGTTATAGCAAGTACATGATTTAATACTTTGTAATGATCAGATTCAGGATT
The sequence above is drawn from the Candidatus Babeliales bacterium genome and encodes:
- a CDS encoding AAA family ATPase, coding for DRWKRWWSGYKTPPMIFDQSVKSRLEEIQEKTKNIRDHIRNGKKITYDNLLLYGKPGTGKTLFAQILADTTDMDFLPVTAASILQSGVEGIKYFDELIEMANKSKYGVILFVDEADALFVNRDKLNPESDHYKVLNHVLAITGNGSNKLMLIAATNHAYVMDPAMGRRFQDRVKMPLPSETTRKELLNLYIGEQLFNANNNNSSFITAARKILTNERVNAIAQQTAGLSHAEIKDMVVIMNKKANATKSGILTESNVQSAIDEAIEKIQALKRDKLKLKKKALAQLQRQVEAIEIGTEENTAE